A portion of the Pseudarthrobacter sp. L1SW genome contains these proteins:
- the tatC gene encoding twin-arginine translocase subunit TatC produces the protein MALWDHLKELKNRLIKSAIGVVIGGIGGWILYDPLLKALAEPVNRISEQTGGLSAINFGSIASPFDFKLQMSLLIGVVISSPIWIYQLWAFITPGLTSKERRYTLGYMAAAVPLFLAGIWAGWLVVPQVVHALTQFTPEGSSSVIDARTYIEFVTRMVLVLGLAFLVPVVLVGINMAGIISGRTILKAWRITVFLVFVLAAIAAPGADAISMFMLAGPLLVLFFAAIGICLMNDKRRERRTAKRAAETEATADIATPGSELKNL, from the coding sequence ATGGCTCTTTGGGACCACCTCAAAGAGCTGAAAAACCGGCTGATCAAGTCGGCTATCGGCGTCGTCATTGGCGGCATCGGGGGCTGGATACTTTACGATCCGCTGCTGAAGGCGTTGGCCGAGCCGGTCAACCGCATCTCAGAGCAAACCGGCGGGCTCTCGGCTATCAACTTCGGCAGCATTGCGTCTCCGTTCGATTTCAAGCTGCAAATGTCGCTCCTCATCGGCGTGGTCATTTCCAGCCCCATCTGGATCTACCAGCTCTGGGCGTTTATCACGCCCGGCCTGACCTCCAAGGAACGCCGCTACACACTGGGGTACATGGCGGCAGCCGTCCCGTTGTTCCTGGCCGGCATCTGGGCCGGCTGGCTTGTTGTGCCGCAGGTGGTCCACGCCCTGACGCAGTTCACCCCGGAGGGGTCCTCGAGCGTCATCGACGCCCGCACCTACATCGAGTTCGTGACCCGGATGGTCCTGGTCCTGGGCCTTGCCTTCCTGGTTCCCGTGGTGCTTGTAGGCATCAACATGGCCGGCATCATCTCCGGCCGCACCATCCTTAAAGCCTGGCGCATAACGGTGTTTCTGGTGTTCGTCCTGGCGGCCATCGCCGCTCCCGGAGCGGACGCCATCTCGATGTTCATGCTGGCCGGTCCGCTGCTGGTGCTTTTCTTTGCCGCGATCGGCATCTGCCTGATGAACGACAAGCGCCGCGAACGCAGGACAGCCAAACGGGCAGCTGAAACCGAAGCCACGGCAGACATCGCCACCCCCGGCAGTGAGCTCAAGAACCTCTGA